From Synoicihabitans lomoniglobus, the proteins below share one genomic window:
- a CDS encoding IS701 family transposase codes for MSEAFDSLLDGLAPVFDLPEDFARARTQWLAGLLNLGRHTVTGALSTAGSQHRDWSADYRLLQRLPVEPIFAHVRTEALAATDATRPWVVALDDSITRKTGRCIPGCGWRKDPLGPPFNVNFIWGQRVLQFSAAMPADDGSARLVPVDWQEAPLPKKPSRHADAQAQAAYVEARKQANINKVAAERMAHLRTATQRPIHWVSDGRFTNRTLLRQLPENTVLIGRVRKDTKLYAPYAAQPGKNGRPRKYGDTLPTPEQLRVDDTVGWTRVSAFAAAKRHDFKIKTQGPVLARITGVDTLVQVVVIAPLGYRLKTGGKLLYRQPAYLICTDADVPLAEILQEYLWRWDIEVNFKDEKDLLGVSEAQLREPEAVRRQPACAVAAYALLLLAGHKTYGSNRLPPSVPLAKWRRREPPRRATTGLLINQLRVELWSRHLRPDSLSHFCSRTRPIHKSDKPATDLASALFYSHN; via the coding sequence TTGAGCGAAGCGTTCGATTCCCTGCTCGATGGTCTCGCGCCGGTCTTCGACTTGCCCGAGGACTTTGCGCGCGCCCGCACGCAATGGCTGGCTGGGTTGCTCAACCTGGGCCGCCACACGGTGACCGGTGCATTGAGCACCGCTGGCTCCCAGCACCGGGACTGGTCGGCGGATTATCGGTTGCTGCAACGCCTGCCGGTCGAGCCGATCTTCGCACACGTGCGCACCGAGGCACTGGCTGCCACCGATGCCACCCGGCCCTGGGTGGTCGCATTGGACGACTCCATCACACGCAAGACCGGCCGGTGCATCCCCGGCTGCGGCTGGCGCAAGGACCCCCTCGGTCCGCCCTTCAACGTCAACTTCATCTGGGGCCAGCGCGTGCTCCAGTTCAGCGCCGCGATGCCCGCCGACGACGGCTCCGCCCGGCTGGTGCCGGTGGACTGGCAAGAGGCTCCATTGCCCAAAAAGCCCTCGCGTCACGCCGACGCCCAGGCGCAGGCGGCGTATGTGGAGGCGCGCAAACAGGCCAACATCAACAAAGTCGCCGCCGAACGCATGGCGCACCTGCGCACCGCGACCCAACGGCCCATCCACTGGGTGAGCGACGGGCGCTTCACCAACCGCACCCTCCTGCGCCAACTGCCGGAAAACACCGTGCTGATCGGCCGGGTGCGCAAGGACACCAAACTCTACGCGCCCTACGCAGCGCAGCCCGGCAAGAACGGCCGCCCCCGCAAGTATGGCGACACCTTGCCCACGCCCGAACAGCTGCGCGTGGACGACACCGTCGGGTGGACCCGGGTGTCGGCCTTTGCGGCCGCAAAGCGTCACGACTTTAAGATCAAAACCCAGGGGCCGGTGCTCGCCCGTATCACCGGAGTCGATACGCTGGTGCAGGTGGTCGTGATCGCGCCCCTGGGCTACCGATTGAAAACAGGCGGCAAATTGCTCTACCGGCAGCCCGCCTACCTGATCTGCACCGATGCGGACGTGCCGCTCGCAGAGATCTTGCAGGAATACCTCTGGCGCTGGGACATCGAGGTCAACTTCAAGGACGAAAAGGACCTGCTCGGTGTCAGCGAAGCGCAGTTGCGCGAACCCGAGGCGGTGCGCCGCCAGCCCGCCTGCGCGGTGGCCGCGTATGCGCTCCTGTTGCTCGCCGGGCACAAAACCTACGGCTCGAATCGACTGCCGCCCTCGGTGCCCCTCGCCAAATGGCGACGTCGTGAACCCCCGCGCCGCGCCACGACTGGCCTGCTCATCAACCAGCTGCGCGTCGAACTGTGGTCGCGCCACCTACGGCCGGACAGTTTATCGCACTTCTGCTCTCGCACCCGGCCAATCCACAAATCGGATAAACCCGCCACCGACCTCGCCTCCGCCCTGTTCTACTCCCATAATTAA
- a CDS encoding type IV pilus modification PilV family protein: MVAYPRFSHRPQRRFNAGLSLVEVMVASAILAMVATTLVGVFLQNSRYSYILSYRTQAVTTSLSILEQLRFRQYAEVADIYSAGAAGSVTVTIADPSSETGYADLVLPVNVLDDTEVNSSWTNTSIVVDPDGDAPRLPMRFFLHLKRNFSNGADKIDVFEVVLLYQFKRSGEADTAWNTGNVRLIVPNLNIM, encoded by the coding sequence ATGGTGGCCTACCCTCGCTTCTCCCACCGCCCTCAGCGGCGTTTCAACGCCGGCCTCTCCCTCGTCGAAGTCATGGTGGCATCCGCTATCCTGGCCATGGTGGCGACAACCTTGGTCGGCGTTTTCCTGCAGAACTCGCGCTACAGTTACATCCTGAGCTACCGCACCCAAGCGGTCACCACCAGTCTCTCCATTCTCGAGCAACTTCGATTCCGCCAATATGCCGAAGTGGCCGACATCTACAGTGCGGGGGCGGCCGGCAGCGTGACCGTGACCATCGCTGATCCGTCCAGCGAAACCGGATACGCCGACCTCGTCTTGCCGGTGAACGTGCTCGACGACACCGAGGTGAACTCAAGTTGGACCAATACCAGCATCGTGGTCGATCCCGACGGCGATGCCCCGCGATTGCCCATGCGCTTTTTCCTGCACCTCAAACGCAACTTCTCCAACGGGGCTGACAAAATCGACGTTTTTGAGGTCGTCCTCCTCTACCAATTTAAGCGGTCCGGCGAAGCCGACACCGCTTGGAACACCGGCAACGTGCGACTGATCGTGCCCAACCTCAACATCATGTAA
- the ribD gene encoding bifunctional diaminohydroxyphosphoribosylaminopyrimidine deaminase/5-amino-6-(5-phosphoribosylamino)uracil reductase RibD, whose amino-acid sequence MSDPNDEQFMTRALDLARQAWGETHPNPMVGAVLVERGKIVAEGHHASDGGPHAEKAALTALGRKPGKTATLYVTLEPCSTAGRTGACCDAIIAAGIKRVVVGANDANPDHAGRGLEVLRTAGVEVTAGVLERECLDLNLIFNHWISTGKPLVAAKTAVTIDGRIATRTGDSQWITNEQSRADVHHWRRLFPSIAVGAMTVLQDDPRLTARLPNGDEWCPHRFVFDGLLRTVVDRNMPRVYTDEFKERTIVVTTPHGGLGYVRKLENLGIKVWVVPSDTQRVAFSDFKARCAAEKITGVYVEGGAQLIGELMRARELDYLFNYRAPMVLADDKSKSGFTGLRTERLDTALRLTEVHHAVFGDDQLMRGRIVYPDRVHVDETVFTRV is encoded by the coding sequence ATGTCCGACCCTAACGACGAACAATTCATGACACGGGCGCTGGACCTGGCGCGCCAAGCGTGGGGCGAAACGCATCCGAATCCCATGGTGGGAGCGGTCTTGGTGGAGCGCGGCAAGATCGTCGCGGAAGGTCACCATGCCTCCGACGGGGGACCGCACGCAGAGAAAGCCGCCTTGACCGCGCTGGGGCGCAAACCCGGCAAGACGGCGACGCTCTACGTGACGTTGGAGCCGTGTTCGACCGCGGGCCGCACGGGCGCGTGTTGCGACGCCATCATCGCTGCGGGGATCAAGCGCGTCGTGGTCGGCGCCAACGACGCGAATCCGGATCATGCCGGGCGCGGTCTGGAGGTGTTGCGCACGGCGGGCGTCGAAGTGACGGCAGGAGTGTTGGAGCGGGAGTGCCTCGATCTGAATCTGATTTTCAATCACTGGATTTCGACCGGTAAGCCGTTGGTGGCCGCAAAGACGGCGGTGACCATTGACGGCCGTATCGCGACCCGCACCGGTGATTCGCAGTGGATCACCAATGAACAGTCCCGGGCGGATGTGCATCATTGGCGGCGGTTGTTTCCGAGCATCGCGGTCGGAGCCATGACGGTGTTGCAGGATGATCCTCGCCTCACCGCGCGGTTGCCCAACGGCGACGAGTGGTGTCCGCACCGTTTCGTATTCGACGGTTTGTTACGCACGGTGGTCGATCGCAACATGCCTCGCGTTTACACCGACGAGTTCAAGGAGCGCACCATCGTGGTCACCACGCCGCACGGAGGGCTGGGTTACGTGCGTAAATTGGAGAACCTGGGCATCAAGGTCTGGGTGGTGCCCTCGGATACGCAGCGGGTGGCGTTTTCCGATTTCAAAGCGCGCTGTGCGGCGGAAAAAATCACCGGCGTATACGTGGAGGGCGGGGCCCAGCTCATTGGCGAATTGATGCGCGCGCGCGAACTCGATTATTTGTTCAACTACCGGGCGCCGATGGTGCTGGCTGATGACAAATCCAAGTCCGGCTTCACCGGCCTGCGCACCGAGCGTCTGGATACGGCGCTGCGGTTGACCGAGGTGCATCACGCGGTGTTCGGGGACGATCAATTGATGCGCGGTCGCATCGTGTATCCCGACCGGGTGCACGTGGATGAAACCGTATTTACGCGTGTCTGA
- a CDS encoding sensor histidine kinase encodes MSSLTRLITVSLVLLLLLVGAGLGAQVWLRQQENRILSQAALDLSERLQHAIDLTGGISAPWPTARLEELAQLTGAEISIIANPAIPRDEMNRHRATIPLDNGKWLAARPATPPGERILNLFHRVVIALGVFAVLLVVALLLIAAIKPLRDRETRSPFTTRDRDMRSLSLLARTSVEQQAELDQERDERIRAEAEARHRLQLLNQALEEKIRMGRDLHDGVIQSLYAAGLTLQAAQQQATADPHLSTERLGEGLELINRTITDIRSYISGLTPRQVRRESLAQGFTDIVTELRAGRPLDLDLKIDEKASIALSDEQLSESMQIAREAVSNALRHGGAQRLLISLISNDDGTEFTIRDDGIGFDLAGARPGGHGLANMRARVERGIGRFEMKSAPGQGTHISIHWKTIVTS; translated from the coding sequence ATGTCTTCCCTGACTCGCCTCATCACGGTTTCGCTCGTGCTCCTGCTGCTCCTGGTCGGCGCGGGGCTGGGTGCCCAAGTCTGGCTGCGCCAACAGGAAAACCGCATTCTCTCCCAAGCGGCCCTGGATCTTTCGGAGCGTTTGCAGCACGCCATCGACCTGACCGGCGGCATTTCCGCCCCCTGGCCCACCGCGCGGTTGGAGGAGTTGGCTCAACTCACCGGAGCGGAGATCAGCATCATCGCCAACCCTGCGATTCCCCGCGATGAAATGAACCGCCACCGGGCCACGATACCATTGGACAACGGCAAATGGTTGGCCGCCCGCCCCGCCACCCCGCCCGGCGAACGGATCCTCAATCTCTTCCACCGCGTCGTCATCGCGCTCGGCGTATTCGCCGTCCTGCTGGTCGTCGCGCTGCTGTTGATTGCGGCGATCAAACCGCTCCGCGACCGTGAAACCCGATCCCCTTTCACCACCCGGGACCGCGACATGCGCAGCCTGTCCCTGCTCGCGCGCACCTCGGTCGAACAACAAGCCGAGCTCGACCAGGAGCGCGATGAACGCATTCGCGCCGAAGCGGAGGCCCGCCATCGATTGCAACTGCTCAACCAGGCGCTGGAGGAAAAAATCCGCATGGGTCGCGACCTGCACGACGGCGTGATCCAGTCCCTCTACGCCGCCGGCCTCACCCTGCAAGCCGCACAACAGCAGGCCACGGCCGACCCCCATTTGTCGACCGAGCGGCTCGGCGAAGGCCTCGAACTCATCAACCGCACCATCACGGATATTCGCAGCTACATCAGCGGCCTCACCCCCCGTCAGGTTCGACGGGAGTCGCTCGCGCAGGGGTTCACCGACATCGTGACCGAGCTGCGCGCCGGACGTCCGCTGGATCTGGATCTCAAAATCGACGAAAAGGCCTCCATCGCCCTTTCCGACGAGCAACTCTCCGAGTCCATGCAGATCGCCCGTGAGGCCGTGAGCAACGCGCTCCGCCACGGTGGCGCGCAAAGATTGTTGATCAGCCTGATCAGCAACGACGACGGGACGGAGTTTACCATTCGGGACGACGGCATCGGTTTCGACCTCGCGGGGGCCCGCCCCGGCGGCCACGGACTTGCCAACATGCGCGCCCGGGTCGAACGTGGCATCGGCCGATTCGAAATGAAGAGCGCGCCGGGCCAAGGCACCCACATCTCCATCCACTGGAAAACCATCGTCACCTCATGA
- the leuB gene encoding 3-isopropylmalate dehydrogenase — protein sequence MTKLRFAVLPGDYIGPEVMSEALRVLQAAAAPAGLELDYTTADVGGAGIDNHGKALPDSTLAVCRDADAILFGSVGGPKWETLPPKEQPERAALLPLRKAFSLFANIRPGLLYGELTDASPLKTERIPDGIDIVCIRELTGGIYFGQPKSTTELENGEFQAIDTMVYKTSEIERIAEVAAVTAKSRGGRVCSVDKANVLETSVLWRKTVTAYFAKNHPDLALTHMYVDNAAMQLARDPNQFDVLFTENMFGDILSDEMAVICGSLGMMCSASLGTAHNSHGQPFGLYEPAGGTAPDIAGQGVANPCAQILSAAMMLRYSFGQGELATKIEAAVRKTVTEDGLRTGDIAFGRTPVGTTTMADAIIANL from the coding sequence ATGACGAAGCTCCGTTTTGCCGTTCTCCCTGGTGACTATATTGGCCCCGAGGTCATGTCCGAGGCCCTCCGTGTTTTGCAAGCCGCCGCCGCGCCCGCCGGGCTCGAACTCGACTACACCACCGCCGATGTCGGTGGCGCCGGGATCGATAACCACGGCAAGGCCCTGCCCGATTCCACCCTCGCCGTGTGCCGCGACGCCGACGCCATTCTATTCGGCTCCGTCGGCGGCCCCAAGTGGGAAACACTCCCGCCGAAGGAGCAGCCGGAGCGCGCCGCCCTCCTGCCTTTGCGCAAGGCGTTCTCGCTGTTCGCCAACATTCGCCCCGGCCTGCTCTACGGCGAACTCACCGACGCCTCTCCGCTCAAAACCGAGCGCATCCCCGACGGCATCGACATCGTGTGCATTCGCGAGCTCACCGGCGGCATTTACTTTGGCCAACCCAAGTCGACCACTGAACTCGAGAACGGTGAATTCCAAGCGATCGACACCATGGTCTACAAAACCAGCGAAATCGAGCGCATCGCCGAAGTCGCCGCCGTCACGGCCAAATCCCGCGGCGGTCGCGTCTGTTCCGTCGACAAGGCCAACGTGCTCGAGACCTCCGTGCTCTGGCGCAAGACGGTCACCGCCTACTTCGCGAAAAACCACCCGGACCTCGCCCTCACCCACATGTATGTCGACAACGCCGCCATGCAGCTCGCGCGTGATCCCAACCAGTTCGACGTGCTCTTCACCGAAAACATGTTTGGCGACATCCTCTCCGACGAGATGGCCGTCATCTGCGGATCCCTCGGCATGATGTGCAGCGCTTCGCTCGGCACCGCCCACAACAGCCACGGTCAACCCTTCGGCCTCTACGAACCCGCCGGCGGCACGGCCCCCGACATCGCCGGCCAAGGCGTGGCCAACCCCTGCGCCCAGATTCTTTCCGCCGCCATGATGCTGCGTTACAGCTTCGGCCAGGGCGAACTCGCGACCAAGATCGAAGCCGCCGTCCGCAAAACGGTCACCGAAGACGGCCTCCGCACCGGCGACATCGCCTTCGGCCGCACGCCCGTCGGCACGACCACGATGGCCGACGCCATCATCGCCAATCTCTGA
- a CDS encoding MBL fold metallo-hydrolase — protein sequence MNLHVIPAGPIQTNAYLLTDPARGEAVLIDAPGGIWAKIAPKLASDGVKLTELWITHGHWDHTQGAAEIVRETGAKTLGHRADKTMIETPEVMEDFMGAKLGLEGITIDQWVEEGDTVEALGEAVEIRHVPGHCPGNIMFVFSALGSAFVGDAIFAGSVGRTDLPGGSSEELAASIRSRIYTLNDETTLYPGHGPATTVAQEKATNPYVRP from the coding sequence ATGAATTTGCACGTGATCCCTGCGGGACCGATCCAAACCAACGCCTATTTGCTGACCGATCCGGCGCGGGGCGAAGCGGTGCTCATCGACGCGCCCGGAGGCATTTGGGCTAAAATTGCGCCCAAGTTAGCGAGCGATGGCGTGAAATTGACCGAATTGTGGATCACCCACGGCCACTGGGATCACACTCAAGGGGCAGCCGAGATCGTGCGGGAGACCGGGGCCAAGACCTTGGGGCATCGCGCTGATAAGACGATGATCGAAACACCGGAAGTCATGGAAGATTTCATGGGAGCGAAACTGGGTCTGGAGGGCATCACCATCGATCAATGGGTCGAGGAAGGGGACACCGTCGAGGCCCTCGGCGAAGCCGTGGAAATTCGTCACGTGCCGGGACATTGTCCGGGCAACATCATGTTTGTATTCAGTGCGCTCGGCTCCGCTTTCGTGGGCGACGCGATCTTCGCCGGGAGCGTGGGACGCACCGATTTGCCGGGGGGATCGAGCGAGGAACTCGCGGCGTCGATTCGCAGTCGCATCTATACTTTGAACGACGAAACCACGCTGTATCCCGGGCATGGCCCGGCCACCACCGTAGCGCAGGAAAAAGCCACCAATCCCTATGTCCGACCCTAA
- a CDS encoding type IV pilus modification PilV family protein: MIGLAPPRFGRSACGTRGSTLIEIAMGVSIMAMVFVGVMGAFIQSRRMTETSIFQNSAVTVIQGYMEQIKNMDFSEIPYYSGSSLMRGTINTTDDKIYTQLDSETLDVLRISPGTPIDPQSVTLGQVPEGVVDNEKLIDINDTPATTDDDLLMHIWIWVAPLDNASIGVSPSRSFNIVYTWSFTDGGIKQTHVDAVATIRSVVPTF; this comes from the coding sequence ATGATCGGCCTAGCTCCCCCACGGTTTGGTCGTTCCGCCTGCGGAACACGGGGTTCGACACTCATCGAAATCGCGATGGGAGTGTCGATCATGGCGATGGTTTTCGTCGGCGTCATGGGGGCATTCATCCAATCCCGTCGGATGACCGAAACGAGTATCTTCCAGAACTCGGCAGTCACCGTGATTCAAGGATACATGGAGCAAATCAAGAACATGGATTTCTCCGAAATACCCTACTATTCCGGGTCGAGCTTGATGCGGGGGACCATCAACACTACCGACGACAAGATCTACACCCAGCTCGATTCCGAAACGCTCGACGTGCTGCGCATCTCCCCCGGCACCCCGATCGATCCGCAATCTGTCACGCTCGGCCAAGTTCCCGAAGGTGTCGTCGACAACGAAAAACTCATCGACATCAACGACACGCCCGCAACCACCGATGATGATCTCCTGATGCACATCTGGATTTGGGTGGCGCCCTTGGACAACGCGTCAATCGGCGTATCCCCCTCCCGCAGCTTCAACATTGTCTACACCTGGAGCTTCACCGACGGCGGCATCAAACAGACCCATGTGGATGCGGTGGCGACCATTCGCTCCGTGGTGCCCACTTTCTGA
- a CDS encoding non-canonical purine NTP pyrophosphatase: MNRQPIYLASGNTHKVSELQRLADADDLPVDIHSAREVGGMPEVVEDTGTFVGNATKKAVALLAQLPAGAWALADDSGICVDALGGAPGVESAYFAGPVGDDDANLQKLVTDMRHVSSAERGAHYVCVLQLAGPDGLTATFEGRCHGTLAIEPDGSGGFGYDPLFIPAGYSDTFGVLPAETKQALSHRARAWQELAAWMRRQPRG, from the coding sequence ATGAACCGCCAACCGATTTACCTGGCTTCCGGCAACACCCACAAGGTGAGTGAACTGCAACGTTTGGCGGACGCCGATGACCTGCCGGTGGATATCCATTCGGCGCGGGAGGTCGGCGGCATGCCGGAAGTTGTGGAGGACACGGGCACGTTCGTTGGCAACGCGACCAAGAAAGCGGTGGCGCTGCTGGCGCAGCTACCGGCCGGAGCGTGGGCACTGGCGGATGACAGTGGCATTTGCGTGGACGCCTTGGGCGGGGCGCCCGGCGTGGAGTCGGCGTATTTTGCGGGACCGGTTGGTGACGACGACGCGAACCTGCAGAAGCTGGTGACAGACATGCGCCATGTGTCGTCGGCGGAGCGGGGGGCGCATTACGTGTGCGTGCTGCAACTGGCGGGGCCGGACGGTCTGACCGCGACATTTGAGGGGCGGTGTCATGGCACGCTCGCTATCGAGCCCGATGGCTCGGGCGGGTTTGGTTATGATCCGCTGTTCATCCCGGCGGGCTATTCGGACACGTTCGGCGTGTTGCCGGCTGAGACCAAACAAGCCCTGAGCCATCGCGCCCGGGCCTGGCAGGAATTGGCGGCATGGATGCGTCGCCAACCCCGGGGATGA
- a CDS encoding response regulator: MSTPPIAATAVSIVIVDDSEVVRAGLTALLSSSPQIKILSEAGDVAGGVATVLHHKPDVVLLDIRLPDGTGFDACRTICRANIDTRVLILTSVADEEMVDNAIRAGAHGYLLKEINGTALVQSIVDIAAGKSILDPAITARVLSLVRSNTPTTRNLIDGLSPQESRVLALIAEGQTNKEVAQAMNLAEKTVKNYLSTVFEKLHVTRRTQAAALYVQSQSSKPI; encoded by the coding sequence ATGAGCACGCCCCCCATCGCCGCCACCGCCGTCTCCATTGTCATCGTCGACGATAGCGAAGTCGTGCGCGCCGGTTTGACGGCTCTGCTGAGCAGCTCGCCCCAGATCAAGATTCTGTCGGAAGCCGGCGACGTGGCCGGCGGCGTGGCGACCGTCCTGCACCACAAACCCGACGTGGTCTTGCTCGACATCCGCCTGCCCGACGGCACCGGCTTCGATGCCTGCCGCACCATCTGTCGGGCCAATATTGATACGCGGGTGCTGATTCTCACTTCCGTCGCCGATGAAGAGATGGTGGACAACGCCATCCGCGCCGGAGCCCATGGCTATCTGCTCAAGGAAATCAATGGCACCGCGCTCGTGCAATCGATCGTGGATATCGCCGCCGGCAAATCGATCCTCGATCCGGCGATCACCGCCCGCGTGTTGTCACTGGTGCGGTCCAACACCCCCACCACGCGCAACCTCATCGACGGCCTCTCGCCGCAGGAAAGTCGCGTCCTCGCCCTCATCGCCGAAGGTCAGACCAACAAGGAGGTCGCTCAAGCCATGAATCTGGCGGAGAAAACCGTGAAAAACTATCTCAGCACGGTGTTCGAAAAACTGCATGTCACCCGGCGCACCCAAGCCGCCGCGCTGTATGTGCAGTCCCAGTCCTCCAAGCCGATTTAG